From a region of the Daphnia magna isolate NIES linkage group LG1, ASM2063170v1.1, whole genome shotgun sequence genome:
- the LOC116927049 gene encoding adenosine kinase gives MSGDNKVLREGMLVGLCNPLLDISAATDVAFLEKYDLQLNNAILAEEKHRPLYKELVSQYKVDYIAGGSGQNALRVAQRVLEKPNATVFMGCVGKDEYSEILQTKARSEGVNVRYQYTDTESTGTCAVLLTNNGANRSLCANLAAANLFTKHHVEIPENRKFIDEADFFYITGFFLTVNPDTIMEVARHANAENKILMMNLSAPFLSQFFKEPLMQAFPYIDILFGNETEAETFVKEQNLPVTNDMSEIALSIAALPKENHKRKRIVIITQGKDDVIIAQDGKVTRIAAINVPDDKIVDTNGAGDAFVGGFISQLLHGRPIDVCVRCGVWAATQIIQQDGCTFPTDLQIPKEFRAV, from the exons ATGTCAGGAGATAACAAAGTTCTGAg GGAAGGAATGCTGGTGGGGTTGTGTAATCCGCTTTTGGATATCTCAGCAGCTACGGATGTGGCATTCTTGGAAAAGTACGACTTGCAGTTAAATAATGCTATTCTAGCTGAAGAGAAGCACCGGCCTCTCTATAAAGAATTAGTGTCTCAATATAAAGTAGATTATATTGCTGGTGGGTCAGGACAAAATGCTCTCCGAGTTGCACAG agAGTACTGGAGAAGCCAAATGCTACAGTTTTTATGGGCTGTGTTGGCAAGGATGAGTATAGCGAAATCCTGCAAACTAAAGCAAG GAGTGAAGGTGTTAATGTAAGGTATCAATATACAGATACTGAATCTACAG GAACGTGTGCCGTTCTTTTAACCAACAATGGGGCAAATCGTTCATTGTGTGCCAACCTTGCGGCAGCAAATCTTTTTACAAAGCATCACGTCGAAATCCCtgaaaacagaaaattcaTCGACGAAGCAGATTTTTTCTACATCACA GGGTTTTTCCTTACAGTTAATCCAGACACGATTATGGAAGTTGCGCGGCACGCAAACGccgaaaacaaaattttaatgatGAACCTGAGCGCCCCGTTTTTGTCACAGTTTTTTAAAGAGCCTTTGATGCAAGCTTTTCCGTATATTGATATTCTGTTCGGGAATGAAACA GAAGCCGAAACTTTCGTCAAGGAACAAAATCTACCAGTAACTAATGATATGTCTGAAATAGCGTTGAGTATTGCAGCCCTCCCCAAAGAAAACCATAAGAGAAAACGCATCGTGATTATAACCCAGGGAAAGGATGATGTTATCATCGCTCAAG ACGGTAAAGTTACCCGAATCGCTGCCATTAATGTTCCCGACGATAAGATCGTGGACACGAATGGAGCCGGTGATGCCTTTGTTGGTG GATTTATTTCTCAGTTACTTCATGGTCGCCCCATTGATGTTTGTGTTCGTTGCGGAGTTTGGGCGGCGACCCAAATTATCCAGCAAGATGGTTGCACTTTCCCCACGGATTTGCAAATTCCTAAAGAGTTTCGGGCTGTTTAA
- the LOC116927027 gene encoding uncharacterized protein LOC116927027, translating to MSVKYVTCVSIILAISILANKLHGAENIQKGSEQPFSPFNIFSFLSDLKYSFQAKSLNETLASCPNLWTQTEEQFSKKEETGILGSITKLQELCPDKENVNLVCKGAIWISDYVCTASQGENPLSLPIVQDLKNLTSVNGLCQALVGNVNLTQKLGNIVKTSVKSNEALRMFPVEEKFENISMLPGSETYTTQKQCIQYCGEHNQPLCKIILQSLRTILSLEEKKEHQLADTSANADTELTTINGKLTSYPTSLTGPPDIKTPVIVQQSQTERIIQGVTSQINNGSLNATTQSISTVTPITINNEKPALSKDSNASNVPSKNNHTKSSSTVATDIDTSLATEVTVNDEDFGLNDFGSADKPPIKPADEDPPSYEDGDDAIKEEKELNKEEEKIPNETQKAVHNFDSSSDIDADPVNTHFLFYFIAFAVLSASGYLMFIRRKYLIALVLEGRSNSSRRRSSSFRERPSSGSYRKLVNNLEEAISSNSVKNSNVIY from the coding sequence ATGTCGGTTAAATATGTGACTTGCGTAAGCATAATTTTAGCCATCTCAATATTGGCAAATAAACTTCATGGAGcagaaaatattcaaaaaggTTCTGAACAGCCGTTTAGTCCTTTTAACATTTTCTCATTTCTGTCCGACCTTAAGTATTCCTTTCAAGCTAAATCCTTGAATGAAACTTTGGCAAGCTGTCCCAATCTCTGGACTCAAACAGAAGAACAGTTtagtaaaaaagaagaaactggCATCCTAGGTTCAATCACAAAGCTTCAAGAGCTATGTCCAGATAAGGAAAATGTAAACTTGGTTTGTAAAGGTGCCATTTGGATTTCAGATTATGTTTGCACAGCAAGTCAAGGTGAAAATCCCTTGTCCCTTCCCATTGTCCAAGATCTAAAAAATCTGACTAGCGTCAATGGCTTGTGCCAAGCCCTTGTTGGAAATGTAAACCTTACACAGAAACTAGGTAACATAGTCAAAACTAGTGTAAAATCCAATGAAGCCCTTAGAATGTTTCCAGTAGAGGAGaaatttgaaaacatttcTATGTTACCTGGTAGCGAAACATACACAACAcaaaaacagtgtattcaataTTGTGGTGAACACAATCAGCCACTATGCAAAATTATTCTCCAAAGCTTACGAACAATTTTGTCTTtggaagagaagaaagaaCATCAATTGGCAGATACTAGTGCCAATGCTGATACAGAATTAACAACAATCAATGGCAAACTTACTTCATATCCCACTTCCTTGACAGGTCCACCTGACATCAAGACACCAGTCATTGTTCAACAAAGTCAAACTGAACGAATTATTCAAGGGGTGACTTCACAGATCAACAACGGGTCCTTAAATGCTACAACGCAGTCTATCAGCACAGTCACCCCCATTACGATTAACAACGAAAAGCCCGCGCTATCTAAGGATTCAAATGCATCTAACGTGCCGTCTAAAAACAATCATACAAAATCTTCGTCAACAGTGGCAACAGATATTGACACATCTTTGGCAACGGAAGTGACAGTTAATGACGAAGATTTTGGATTAAACGACTTCGGCTCTGCTGACAAGCCACCAATAAAACCTGCTGATGAAGATCCGCCGTCATATGAGGATGGTGACGATgccattaaagaagaaaaagagttaaacaaggaagaagaaaaaattcctAATGAAACACAAAAGGCTGTTCATAATTTTGATTCGTCATCTGATATTGATGCTGATCCAGTCAATACGCACttccttttctattttattgcCTTCGCCGTGCTGTCTGCAAGTGGCTATCTAATGTTTATACGCAGGAAGTATCTAATCGCATTGGTGTTGGAAGGTCGTTCAAATTCAAGTAGAAGACGCAGTAGCTCCTTTCGGGAACGTCCTTCATCTGGGAGTTATCGCAAGTTGGTTAACAACCTTGAAGAAGCCATATCATCAAATTCCGTCAAAAATTCGAATGTAATATATTGA
- the LOC116927061 gene encoding charged multivesicular body protein 3: MGLFGKTPEANPKDKVNEWCSKLRKENSQLDRQIRGIQREEEKVKRSMKEAAKKGDRDVCIILAKEIIHSRKAISKIYTSKAHINSISMQMKNQLATLRIAGALQRSTEVMKAMQQLIKIPEVAATMRDLSKEMMKAGIIEEMLEDTMEGLEDTEELEEAAQQEVDKVLWEITAGQLGKAPDAVTDSLPVPEAIASTADDEEDLEEMQSRLQALKS, encoded by the exons ATGGGATTGTTTGGGAAAACGCCAGAAGCTAATCCAAAAGACAAG GTGAACGAGTGGTGTAGCAAACTTCGAAAGGAGAACTCCCAATTAGACCGGCAAATTCGTG GTATTcaaagggaagaagaaaaggtgaAGAGAAGTATGAAGGAAGCTGCCAAAAAAGGAGATAGAGATGTCTGCATTATACTTGCCAAAGAAATCATTCATTCAAGGAAGGCCATCTCAAAAATCTATACATCCAAGGCTCACATCAATTCCATATCAATGCAGATGAAAAATCAATTAG CAACCCTACGAATTGCTGGAGCACTTCAGAGGTCCACAGAAGTAATGAAAGCCATGCAGCAACTGATAAAAATACCTGAAGTTGCAGCCACCATGAGAGACCTTTCGAAGGAGATGATGAAG GCTGGAATTATTGAAGAAATGTTAGAAGACACAATGGAAGGTCTGGAGGATACTGAAGAACTTGAAGAAGCTGCTCAGCAAGAAGTTGATAAG GTTTTGTGGGAAATAACAGCCGGTCAATTAGGGAAAGCCCCGGATGCTGTTACCGACTCTCTTCCTGTTCCGGAAGCCATTGCGTCTACGGCAGATGACGAAGAAGATTTGGAAGAAATGCAATCCCGTCTACAGGCCCTGAAAAGCTGA
- the LOC116927043 gene encoding nitric oxide synthase-interacting protein homolog isoform X1, with protein sequence MTRHARNSTAGSVYTYHEKKRDAKASGYGSLSERFSKDSIKGFDCCSLTLQPCRNPVVSPDGYLFDKEAILEYYLAKKKEILRQQKEYEKQNKREENEKNELKAAAHRSQVEKFIGENRKIITSSNSKLCFLILIATEKGDGLPGSNPSTSSSSLSNMSGNKAKDLPSFWVPAMTPDAKPVIIPKPSTDIYCPVSGKMLKIKDLIDVKFTLAPKDDDERGKALISRQVRYMCPITRDILSNSVPCTILKPTGDVITTECFEKLIKKDMVHPLTGLKLKEKDIIPLQRGGTGFASVNDKLEATEARPSMMA encoded by the exons ATGACGCGTCATGCCAGAAATTCCACGGCAGGAAGTGTATATACCtatcacgaaaaaaaaagagatgctAAAGCCTCTGGGTATGGATCTCTTTCAGAAAGATTTAGCAAAGATTCTATCAAAGGATTTGATTGTTGTTCACTAACTCTGCAACCCTGTAGAAATCCAGTTGTGAG CCCTGATGGATATTTATTTGACAAAGAAGCCATTTTAGAATACTATCTtgccaagaaaaaagaaatcctcaGACAACAGAAAgaatatgaaaaacaaaacaagcgtgaggagaatgaaaaaaatgaacttaaAGCTGCAGCCCATCGCAGTCAAGTGGAGAAATTTATTGGTGAGAATCGAAAAATTATTACTAGTTCCAACTCAAAATTATGTTTCTTAATACTTATAGCAACTGAGAAAGGTGATGGCTTACCTGGCAGCAACCCATCTACTAGCAGTTCTAGTCTGTCCAACATGTCTGGAAATAAAGCAAAGGATTTGCCAAGTTTTTGGGTCCCAGCTATGACTCCTGATGCAAAACCAGTTATAATTCCAAAACCATCTACAGATATTTACTGCCCGGTCAGCggaaaaatgttaaaaatcaAAGATCTGATTGATGTAAAGTTTACGCTGGCCCCGAAGGATGACGACGAACGTGGAAAAGCTCTCATAAGTCGCCAAGTGCGTTATATGTGCCCTATCACCAGAG ATATTCTTAGCAATTCGGTTCCATGCACCATTCTGAAACCAAC CGGTGATGTTATTACCACAGAATGTTTCGAAAAACTGATCAAAAAGGACATGGTTCACCCTCTTACaggattaaaattaaaagaaaaggacatAATACCTTTGCAGAGG ggTGGGACTGGTTTTGCAAGTGTTAACGACAAACTTGAGGCCACTGAAGCTAGACCTAGCATGATGGCATAG
- the LOC116927054 gene encoding ubiquitin-like domain-containing CTD phosphatase 1 isoform X1, whose amino-acid sequence MADALISFVVKWSAKEYAIHVDKEGTVLCLKKAIEVETGVKVERQKLLNLKFKGKPAEDAVKLSSLDLKVGFKIMMMGSLEQDITTASTVPEIVDEIINDLDMTEEEIALENREEYLSKIAKRVDSYEIKLLNEPRQGKKLLVLDIDYTLFDHRSAAETGNELMRPFLHEFLTAAYDVRTMGVLFEIQDYDIMIWSATSMKWIEEKMKLLGVSTNQNYKILGYLDYLAMISVHMDKYGLLDVKPLAVIWGKFSGIYSSKNTIMFDDIRRNFLMNPQNGLRIRAFRDAHQNRDKDRELLYLAQYLKDIAPLEDMSHLNHRSWEKYRPSKKHK is encoded by the exons ATGGCCGACGCCTTGATAAGTTTCGTGGTAAAATGGTCTGCGAAAGAGTACGCAATTCATGTCGATAAAGAAGGGACAGTTTTATGTCTAAAAAAAGCCATTGAAGTTGAAACAGGAGTTAAAGTAGAAagacaaaaattattaaaccTCAAATTCAAAG GAAAACCAGCTGAAGATGCAGTTAAATTAAGTAGTTTGGACTTAAAAGTAGGGTTTAAAATCATGATGATGGGTTCACTGGAACAGGATATCACTACAGCATCTACAGTCCCAGAAATTGTTGATGAGATAATAAATGATTTAGACATGACTGAAGAGGAAATAGCTTTGGAAAATAGAGAAGAATACCTCAGCAAA ATTGCCAAACGAGTGGATAGCTATGAAATCAAATTGCTGAATGAACCAagacaaggaaaaaaattattggttTTGGACATAGACTATACTCTTTTCGATCATCGTTCGGCGGCAGAGACTGGCAATGAATTGATGAGGCCGTTCCTGCACGAATTTCTAACTGCCGCCTATGACGTACGTACCATGGGGGTGCTGTTTGAGATACAG GATTATGATATTATGATTTGGTCTGCAACATCTATG AAATggattgaagaaaaaatgaaactacTTGGAGTATCGACAAACCAGAACTACAAGATCTTAGGATACCTAGACTATTTGGCAATGATTTCAGTACATATGGATAAATACGGGTTACTGGAT GTGAAGCCTCTTGCTGTGATATGGGGAAAATTTTCGGGTATCTACAGTTCGAAAAACACCATCATGTTTGATGATATTCGAAGAAACTTTCTAATGAATCCCCAAAACGGTCTGCGTATTAGAGCATTCCGAGACGCTCACCAGAATCGTGATAAGGATCGTGAACTTTTATATTTAGCTCAGTATTTAAAGGACATCGCACCGCTCGAAGATATGAGTCATCTCAACCATCGATCATGGGAAAAGTACAGGCCGTCCAAGAAACATAAATAA
- the LOC116927054 gene encoding ubiquitin-like domain-containing CTD phosphatase 1 isoform X2: MADALISFVVKWSAKEYAIHVDKEGTVLCLKKAIEVETGVKVERQKLLNLKFKGKPAEDAVKLSSLDLKVGFKIMMMGSLEQDITTASTVPEIVDEIINDLDMTEEEIALENREEYLSKIAKRVDSYEIKLLNEPRQGKKLLVLDIDYTLFDHRSAAETGNELMRPFLHEFLTAAYDDYDIMIWSATSMKWIEEKMKLLGVSTNQNYKILGYLDYLAMISVHMDKYGLLDVKPLAVIWGKFSGIYSSKNTIMFDDIRRNFLMNPQNGLRIRAFRDAHQNRDKDRELLYLAQYLKDIAPLEDMSHLNHRSWEKYRPSKKHK, encoded by the exons ATGGCCGACGCCTTGATAAGTTTCGTGGTAAAATGGTCTGCGAAAGAGTACGCAATTCATGTCGATAAAGAAGGGACAGTTTTATGTCTAAAAAAAGCCATTGAAGTTGAAACAGGAGTTAAAGTAGAAagacaaaaattattaaaccTCAAATTCAAAG GAAAACCAGCTGAAGATGCAGTTAAATTAAGTAGTTTGGACTTAAAAGTAGGGTTTAAAATCATGATGATGGGTTCACTGGAACAGGATATCACTACAGCATCTACAGTCCCAGAAATTGTTGATGAGATAATAAATGATTTAGACATGACTGAAGAGGAAATAGCTTTGGAAAATAGAGAAGAATACCTCAGCAAA ATTGCCAAACGAGTGGATAGCTATGAAATCAAATTGCTGAATGAACCAagacaaggaaaaaaattattggttTTGGACATAGACTATACTCTTTTCGATCATCGTTCGGCGGCAGAGACTGGCAATGAATTGATGAGGCCGTTCCTGCACGAATTTCTAACTGCCGCCTATGAC GATTATGATATTATGATTTGGTCTGCAACATCTATG AAATggattgaagaaaaaatgaaactacTTGGAGTATCGACAAACCAGAACTACAAGATCTTAGGATACCTAGACTATTTGGCAATGATTTCAGTACATATGGATAAATACGGGTTACTGGAT GTGAAGCCTCTTGCTGTGATATGGGGAAAATTTTCGGGTATCTACAGTTCGAAAAACACCATCATGTTTGATGATATTCGAAGAAACTTTCTAATGAATCCCCAAAACGGTCTGCGTATTAGAGCATTCCGAGACGCTCACCAGAATCGTGATAAGGATCGTGAACTTTTATATTTAGCTCAGTATTTAAAGGACATCGCACCGCTCGAAGATATGAGTCATCTCAACCATCGATCATGGGAAAAGTACAGGCCGTCCAAGAAACATAAATAA
- the LOC116927043 gene encoding nitric oxide synthase-interacting protein homolog isoform X2: MTRHARNSTAGSVYTYHEKKRDAKASGYGSLSERFSKDSIKGFDCCSLTLQPCRNPVVSPDGYLFDKEAILEYYLAKKKEILRQQKEYEKQNKREENEKNELKAAAHRSQVEKFIATEKGDGLPGSNPSTSSSSLSNMSGNKAKDLPSFWVPAMTPDAKPVIIPKPSTDIYCPVSGKMLKIKDLIDVKFTLAPKDDDERGKALISRQVRYMCPITRDILSNSVPCTILKPTGDVITTECFEKLIKKDMVHPLTGLKLKEKDIIPLQRGGTGFASVNDKLEATEARPSMMA; encoded by the exons ATGACGCGTCATGCCAGAAATTCCACGGCAGGAAGTGTATATACCtatcacgaaaaaaaaagagatgctAAAGCCTCTGGGTATGGATCTCTTTCAGAAAGATTTAGCAAAGATTCTATCAAAGGATTTGATTGTTGTTCACTAACTCTGCAACCCTGTAGAAATCCAGTTGTGAG CCCTGATGGATATTTATTTGACAAAGAAGCCATTTTAGAATACTATCTtgccaagaaaaaagaaatcctcaGACAACAGAAAgaatatgaaaaacaaaacaagcgtgaggagaatgaaaaaaatgaacttaaAGCTGCAGCCCATCGCAGTCAAGTGGAGAAATTTATTG CAACTGAGAAAGGTGATGGCTTACCTGGCAGCAACCCATCTACTAGCAGTTCTAGTCTGTCCAACATGTCTGGAAATAAAGCAAAGGATTTGCCAAGTTTTTGGGTCCCAGCTATGACTCCTGATGCAAAACCAGTTATAATTCCAAAACCATCTACAGATATTTACTGCCCGGTCAGCggaaaaatgttaaaaatcaAAGATCTGATTGATGTAAAGTTTACGCTGGCCCCGAAGGATGACGACGAACGTGGAAAAGCTCTCATAAGTCGCCAAGTGCGTTATATGTGCCCTATCACCAGAG ATATTCTTAGCAATTCGGTTCCATGCACCATTCTGAAACCAAC CGGTGATGTTATTACCACAGAATGTTTCGAAAAACTGATCAAAAAGGACATGGTTCACCCTCTTACaggattaaaattaaaagaaaaggacatAATACCTTTGCAGAGG ggTGGGACTGGTTTTGCAAGTGTTAACGACAAACTTGAGGCCACTGAAGCTAGACCTAGCATGATGGCATAG